CACCTCTGCACATGTACTAAAGAATACCATGTGTTTTAAATGCTGAAAATCAAATACATATTTCTTTAATAATCTCGGTTGGGATGACTTTTTCTCTATTTCAAATTTCTTCAATATATTGATATttacttaataattaatttaaatgtgaTTTGTCTAGTAAGACTTTTGTAATCTAGGCCTAGTCCCTTTTTCCCATTCTATACTTTTGTTGCACATTTTATAAGAGGGTCCCTGACTATTAGCTGCCATTGTTTTGTTCATCTGGACGGTTATTCTCTATTATaagaaaggtaaaataaaaaataaatattatgttatcTAAAATGCATATAGTAAGAACAGACATTTCAGCCAATGTTACCTTAAATTTTCTTAGAAAACCAACAAGAAAGTTGACTTTCTGATCACATTCACAAATCTAAAAAGTaaagttggtttttttttaaagggtaCATTAGTTTCTATACACAAGAAAAAAGTTGACAAGATTATTAATATAATGCCAACTTTGATATTAaagcataataattaatatcctttttaatgaaattaaatttcaaatacTACCATTTGAAATGGTAAAGATTATAAACACTTACGgtataataatttgttaagGTTGACGGAGTTCTTTGCTCcttctaaaataaaaacaaataaattcattttttaacaagtaCAGACATCGCATAAAGTAAGTgctaaataatacagtaaaagtGGGATGCCTCAGGACATtgccccttaataggggtgttacAAAGGAGGTGTTCTACTTTTGACCTACACTTAATGTTTGATGGAATTAGTTCAGGCTAGTGCCTATTTGCTTTCATATCTAGTCTTAAAAATTTGTCAAGTCTCGACTTAAATGTGTTGACTGAGGGGAATTGAAATGCTTAATtattctgattgaaaaaaaaagttatttctGCTCAAGGAAGGGATTTGCTTTAAGTTTAGGACGATAGAACTTCAGACTGTGACCACGAGTTCTGTTGTTATGAGAGATGGTGAAGAAGACGTCTGTGTTTATATGCAGctgtacatacatactgtacatacatataTAGTTGTTTCATTGTGTTTGTATACAAACTCAAGATGGTTATTACTTATTATAGGCTATTAACTTGGCAGATAACTAAAATAACAATCAATATAATaagatggttttttttttttttttaaagtctcGAAAAATAATTACTTACAGCTAATGAATTTGCTTTCTGTTTAACAGTAATACGGACTGGATTCCGTAAACCTGCCCTGATCAGAGACTCAACCTGATCAGTTTGTGTCGCAGAAAACAAACCAGTTCGTCTCTGCTTTGGAAGGTGACTTAAGATTGTGTTTATActtaaatgaaaaatacaacAAACCATTTTATATAGCAAAAAAAGTTAGTTATAAAAGTTTCATTGtactatactatatttttaatgtttttattattattatttattcaggcaaaagatacattttacaaaatataatacaaatcaacaaatacAATGCAAGAAGAAAAGATAAAATCACAGTGACTAGCTGATaccaggaaagcacaaaagcagcataagccactgtcaccaattaggtgtgtacctgcaactaataataatagttcattcttatatagcacatataagcaagctctcaatgcactgaacattattaccccagtcattttttttttttttggatcaaacacgtatggaaacatgcttccataatgcagctagtaatcagcgcaaagttgtgttttgatctaaccgggtacccatttatacacctgggtggatgTATGTTATTTATTTCCATTTAATTTCATTCAGGCAATAGAAATAATTTGGAAGATGGAAAAAAAGGTGGGGGAAGGTGAAGAGCCTCTATGAAACCTCATACCCCTCGGATCTGCTCTTGAATTTTGTGGTCATTATCTCTCTTACCTTCCTGCAAATCCCATATCAAGCAACCTATCAGCCTCATCTAAAATCAACACCTCAAGTGACCTCAGCATGACGGTCAGGTTACATGATGACTTGCGTCTTTCTAACAAGTCCTCGAATCTACCAGGTGTTGCAATTATGATGTTTGCTCTACCgagtaaaaaaaaagtaaacaaatgcTTCATCTGGAACATATGATAGtacattcattttattgtttgtaaagctgattttccactaggcgaatttgttcgcgcgaatcgaaagcgtcatgctctgcgcatgcgtattcgagtttctgtctgtcatactccctTCTGCGACAAATTCTAGTTTCTTGATTTTTCGCTgcagcgaaatttactagttcgaattgtttctactttttgcgaagtgaaatattgcgcaaccaatcagagctcaggaaatgagctatgacgctttcatgagcagtcatgcgaatcgaaatgctcagcaaccacgcgaggaacatgaacgtcgcagctattcgctcacatgtagtggaaagagagtaggcgatttttttctcttcgaaacgtttgattcgcgcgaacaaattcgcctagtggaaaatcagctttAGGCAGGATAGTCAGATGCTCAAATCATTATGAATAAATACCTAGCTTATCTTGACAAGTTAGTGAAACAGTGTGGTCATGTGAGACTCCGTTTACGGACTTTTTTCTGTTGTCTTGGTTAATTTGTTTGGTTTATTAGGCTTTTTCCTtgtttaacaaaaacaataacttTCTTTTTACACTTACACTCACACATATATCCAACACTAGCTTACCCATTTGACTGTAAATGACTAATATCATCCGATGGCTTATTACCACCAATGATCAACATCTGAGAAAATTGAGGTAGGTTGGCCAGAAAGTTTGCTAACACTTCGTTGATCTGGATAGCGAGTTCGCGTGTTGGTGTTAAGATCACACATCCAACCTGGAAAaaatttaccatatttatttctGCCACAGttttaaatttctaaaacaatataaatacaaGAAaagtttatgaaaataaaaaacaatattacaatattatttctgCCATAGTTTTAAACTtccaaaacaataaaatacaaaaaacattATGAAAGTGTTACCTCCATCTTCTTGATTGGTTCTTCTTTTCTGAGTAATATTTCTAACACTGGTATTAAAAAAGCCAGTGTCTTTCCACTTCCTGTGACCTAGTTTGAAAAATGAAGTAATTTGTTTGAATGTTTAATTCATAGTATGCTGCCGCTGGTAAAAGTGAGTCTGTATTCATTCTGATCTTTAGCTTTTAAGCCCAAGTATTGTGTGGTAGGGTGAGCAGTTACAAAACATGTCACCTTATCCTCAGTAGTAATTAGTATGTTTCAACCAGGTACAGCTaagtatattataataacaatattataataaaataatgccTATTGTACTTACTGCTTCAGCTGCCACATCCTTATGGCTAATAAGAAGTGGAATTGATGCCGCctataaaattaacattattcatttatacagtgtatgaaaaaatgtaattactgtataacATAAACTACTACTCACTGTAGTCCTTACACTACATCTGGATGCACTTTAGACTTTTGAGTCTATTTTGTGTAGTAGGTCTTAGTGggttttgtattttaaatattttactttgataacaattattttatttcaatactatagacataatataattaagttattagaacaataataaatatagtaatataggcctaggcctatgttagGGACTGgcatatatttttcaatttatcttTCTGCATTTGAATAGTGTTCAGTTTGAAAGAGTATGTAATCGTAagcattttaaactttaaatcaacaaaattgattGAGTATTTCGaaagttatgaataaaataaggtgTAAAAATTTGGCACCATCACTATCCTTTGTTTACATAGGAATCCCCACCCCGCGTTTGTGACCTTGTACACAAATAGTCACTGGGTGAAAATACTACTAAAAcacatataaatacattttatgaacatatttttaattagaaagTTGATGgtgacaaatatatatttgcataataccacattttgtttggaaattgtgtcaaaatcacaaaaataagATAGAAAGTACTTATTTTATGTTTACCCTCTCCCCGGACTGCGCGAATGTCCCGGAGGAATACCCCCACCTCAGCCAGGCtgtgtgatgacgtcatcaggcACTTCGCGGCCTAGAATTGCTTACTCACCTAGCATCAGGTGATTAAAAACCTTTTGTGATCCAATATAGGTGATATTTATGTAAAACCAAAGGCGTACactgttaaaatataaatatatctaaaatatataaGCAAAATCCCAAAATATTAGGCATGTTTTcgattttttctgattttactaACATTTCGAGcccaaaataaaatgtcatcgcGAAGACATGTGGGCAaagaaatttcaaatttttcatCGGAATTTTCCGGAAAAGATCGTTCAGTCATTCGTTTTTTCTGAATAGCCAATCAGAGTTCGTAAATTCATGCGCAAGTTGACCCCTTTTTAACAGGTTAAGGGTCACACTTGTCTATTCCCTAAAGATGTCTGCTGCCCTCTAGCGGTTTTGCTAGTAGCTACCtatgtattaatttttaataattttataaataaaactccaaaactaaaaattaaatataaattataatataaataaagacaCTAAATACATATTAGGTAAGTTGGTTTATAAGTTTATATTGGTCTAATCACCGTATGATCATCTCCTTcaatgtctaggcctagcctgtgtCATTTTGAGCAATGCTGTTGTCATCCCCAGCACGGGAATCTAACAGCTGCGGTAACCCCCACGACATGATGGTACTTGCCTAACGTGACTAGTCTTAGCCTAGCTTCTAATCGATATTTTTTACTGTTAAATTATCTGTACATAATGATAAATGGTATAACATATTACCTGGACTGGTGTCATTTTCTTGAAGCCtagttgttttattgttttcaatACGTCAACACTTATTGATGGTTTCAAAGATTTCCATTTTTCTTTGCCCTCCATGTTTCGATCGCGAAGTATGTTTTGAACAACTCCACGTGTTTGGTTGTTAGTGTTAGATGTTAGATACTGAAATGGACTtaattgattggttgatctttAACGAGATTCACACCCCTCTATAGTTTTTTAATAACAAGAATGATCCGATCCGATGGGtgaaatttgtaatttgtaatacAATAGTCAATACATACCACCCCACAAGGACAAAACGAAGCTGAACCTGATCCATTATGTAAGTAGTATAGCTTAGGCAAAATTATAAGATACATTACAGATAATATAAATCTGTGAATCCTACAGTATGAGCGTTGGATCTCCTGAGCGTTTTTTAGGCCCATGCACTCTGCTGGTCAGGCAGGAGGCTCtggttggtaggcctactgctggAGTGTGACACAGACTGAGACAGTAGGCTTGAATCAGTAGGGTCCTTGTTGGAGTTAGGTAACTAGTAGTAGAGGTAGTGGGGCTGGGTCACAACCTGTTGTATCCACTGAGAACTTACTGAGTAGATATCACTTGTTTTTCTTGAATTTACTCTTTTGACCAGACAAAAGTATATGTATCAAgcatttacttatttattaaagattaaaattcattttgtagaATTTCTTATTTAATTACCAATAATGGGTTCTGCTGTAAGTaaacataaaagaaaaagaataaaCAGTGATGTGAGCAGTAAAAATGAACGGGAAGTAGGAAAAGAAGAAGTAGAAAAGGAGGAAGTAAAAAAAGAGGAAGTAGAAAAGGAGGAGAATAATGAGGATAAACCTAAAGAACAGAATGCATTGGAAGAAAAAGAAACGGATACAACCGAGACAGACACGAAAGGAGTGGCAAGCCAAGCCAGTATGGAACCGAAAGATATAATGATAAGTTACAGTCATCAAGACAAGGACAAAATGAGGCTGTTAAAAGGTACTGTTCTGGTATTCCAAGGAATGTACCATTCAATGTAGCATTTAAATGAATAACTACCAGTTTAAATATTCCCACATCCATTTTCTATTAATACATGgttactgaaaaaaatatataaatcacaGCATTTATACAGTTCAAAATCTAAATTGTATATTCACTTTTATCATGCAGCTATTAGCTCCATGCTTTTATTTTATCATGCAGCTATAGCTccatacttttattttatcatgCAGCTATTAGCTCCttgcttttattttatcatGCAGCTATTATAGCTccatacttttattttatcatgCAGCTATAGTTCCATGCTTTTATCaccttttttgttttgtttttttagatgcTCTTGAGGCCGAAGGTATCACTGTGTGGGTTGACGAAGTAGGCTTGCAAGCTGGTGTGGAATTCCTAAACAAAATTGGTCAGGCAATTGTCGATGCTAAGGTATGTCCACACAGTTGCATACAcctcaatgtttattttacgGAAAACCTTTCTTATTTTGTAACTCatgcattaatattatttttagtttgcTGTTGTGAGAATttcttttatttgaaaaatcaaATAACCCTCTAAATCTCTCTTTCATACAACCTTCTCCATTCCCTCCCCCAAATTTAACCCTGTCAGTGCAGGAGATAAATATTAGATTTTACTAATGAagcatggagctataaaatatattaattaattgtatagctccataataataataaataaaagaaagaaagaaaacctGTGGATACAATTTTTCCATTCATTAGTTATGAGTCATTTGTTGTGCAATAGTAATCCCTTTTGTCACTGTGATTTTTGTATCCTGTTGCTGTAAATTTCCACCTCCTGGTCATGTGATATTGTACCAACATTTAGTTCTTATAGTAATAAATATATTCTAATGCTAAATATAATGCAGTATCTGTTTTCATATGGCATAAAAAATAGTGTTTACCAAGAAATAATAAGTATCGTAATAAAACTacagatttaaataaaaataactcaCCTTTTCCTTTCCTTCCAATAATAACTTCCTCAATATGAATTCTGGTAGATTCAAATTTCTTAGAAAATaaacatcaacaaatatttttacaaaaatgaaggttgaaaaactaaaaaatatccATCCAAAGTGGACACCCTCACATTCTATTTTActaaaaattgactttataaaaaataccgtaagTGAAATTGACGATGGTTCTCTCCATTCCATATATCAGCTACTACTCATTCATTTTTTGTCTCTAGAGGGGATTCCTGAAGAGCTGTCACAATAGACTTCTTTCTGAAATAGATATAAGATCTCtataaattaattcttttatttaGTAGAAGAATTTTTTATTCAAAGTATGCTTATTATTATGCCTAACCCATCCTCTCTCtgaaactctgtctacactatcaaactagttcgacataaaaagtgtgcccaaatatggtagtgatatacacaatgtccatatatatgtaaactctttactatattttatgtttatttttatatacctttTTATATTATCAACTCAAACCTATGATACTGTAGgacaatttaatacagtatttgtattaccatgttgataatgatttttcttttatatttttgcaaaTGGTTTAAAAACCTGTATCCGtcatataatgtattgttttgatgtgttatgttaaattggatgcaccacttctgtgtgtgccaccgatgcaaaggtgtcatttcctaataaatcattattattattattattatatgggcaaatcactttttttttgtcaaactagtttgatttgatagtgtagacagagcttaaaactcaggtacaggcatgaattttaaatataatatttggttaattgtatataaatcaaatatttgtaacagaaatcacgacgaaaaaacatgaatttcccttaatatggtcaaatacaaaatttggcacaattcttccataaaaaccaggaagacttttttacagtagttaggtagttaacctaatgtaataacatgtcttgtgactccctagaaggtgaaaaaagatggtggatatacggtggataatttttgctatagcacgAAAATAGAaatttgaagttgaataaaaattccagaaatgtaatattcaagttatattacctatacttagtcatctgataaaattttttaccacactgtttatttttcgtagctttttaaaatgcctctctatttacaaaatttgtttacaaaagaatagagattttactgtgtaatttgaactatccccccactgataagaaagtgcttattttcaacaagctcgtgtaacacaaataaaatcccaaaaattatgaaacataggggaaactatagatcgataattattggaatgtatgatcaatagaaattttttgcccgcacctggcctttaagacAACCTAACAATCTATACTTCTTTCAACAGTTGTTTCTGTCGTTGTTAAGCTGCAAGTCAGTTTCATCAAAGTATTGTCGTGATGAGCTCGCTTTGGCGTATGTATCAAGCAAACCAATCTTCCCCTGCACGATAGAATCTCGCGATAAAGTCACAAAAGGAATGGACTTTGGaatgtaataatacattttttgtttatgtttatatttatattatttgcatTTCAATATTCCTGCATTTAGACATAATTACTCTTTTTTTGCCTCTAGAGTGGCCACTGATCTCAGACCACAATTCTAGGGGCCGAGCACCCTTCCTCACTAAAACCCTCACCATAAAATTTTTAcacataaaatatattgatcatttatttatataaagcTAAAGATTAGTTATTAAATGTACCATTGTTCATTTTAAAGGAAACTTCAGCTGGCGCCGTTGAAATGGTTTAACTTCACAAATGATAAGCCATTTGACTCTGTGTCTAAAGAACTTGCGAACGAAGTCAAAGATAAATTGCAGGAATTGTCATCCTCAAGTCGAAAGCAGCAAAAAAATGGTATGTATTGTTTATAATcagtaatgtttttttaaaaactaatttttCATTATCCATTCATAGACACTTCACCGGATGTTCTTGATTGTACCGACcacatatttttgttgcatcCAATTCTTTTCTGAATATTCTTGTGATatgactttaaaaaaataataatgttagtcCATTAACTACTATGCTTACTTCTTTACTAGATGAAGGCAAAAGTAAAAGACCTACCTTTAAGAGACTCCGTTCAAAGCTCAATGTTCATCATAGGCAGCTCTCAGTGGAAGGAAAGCACAAAGATTTCTGGCAAAAGTTTTATCCAGATGTAGACTTTGTTCCTTGGACAACGTAAGTCAAAACTGATTTTAcataatctttattttgtaggcctacagtttagaaaagataagaatatattaaaataatagtaaatacagtacagtcaactctcccaataccggacagtTTTCCGGAAAATTTGGTgctggtaaaaatgaatttgggaccttttgaaccttgaaaaagtctggtattgggagagctTCTGCTTTTCAGTCTGGTATTGGCAGAGTGGACTGTACTGTTAATGCAACAAGTCTCTTTGTTTTCAATCTAAAACTTGATATTGTATTCAAATTTTTCTAGGTTTGTTGAAGACCTAAAAACTGAATATGATGCAGAAATTGAGAATTGGTACAAAGAGGGCGATCTTGATTGGTTGATTCAAGTATTACATCGAGAAATGGATGAAGACGAGGATGAAGTCATTCAAAAAGAACACTATGAAGGTTTGTACCAGTTGAGGTTGATAAACGCTAGGGCAGAAACTACATTTGTCTGTAATTTGGTGGTGAACTACTGTGGCGCCCTCTATACTAAACCTACCTTTGATGTGAACCTGCTTTTCTTCATTATGTAAATACAactgtatatcatatttttatgCACAATTTTTATCTAATGTATTTAAACTTTCAGAGTTTTGTACTGTAAGTGGAGAAAGGCAAGAATTTTGGCAAAGGGTACAAGAGCAGGCGCTGGAGAGCTACACTATGAGGGAAGTGTTTAGTATGAATTCCAGCGTACGGATTGATGCCATACAGAACTTGGGTAAAGTTTtttctacactaccaaactttatccATGCTATGCTGCCTCagaatttttttgaaaaacctgtataataaattaatttgcatatcaGCTGTTCACCTTATCTTTTCCACTCCACTGATAGGTTCCaattgaaaaaatgaaatatcagaAGATTTTATGAAAAATGATACCAAACAATAAAGGGCACtataattttttacaaaatgCATCTAAAACATAGAGGGagctattaaaaaaataaaaaataatactagaCACTTTTCATATGTGGCATGCATCAACAGCATTCAGTTAACCAAAAGGGGCATAGTTAGTAAAAGAAATTGCAACCTTTAGTGGGAGATCCCTTGAAATATCAAGAAATTCATGCAGTTAAGATGCTCTGTCTGTCATACAAAATAAGATACTGTAATATAGcattataatttaattcaatgaaatgtatttattctgaatcATTTTCAGCCAAGTTTAACAGTTC
This is a stretch of genomic DNA from Antedon mediterranea chromosome 3, ecAntMedi1.1, whole genome shotgun sequence. It encodes these proteins:
- the LOC140045310 gene encoding uncharacterized protein; translation: MGSAVSKHKRKRINSDVSSKNEREVGKEEVEKEEVKKEEVEKEENNEDKPKEQNALEEKETDTTETDTKGVASQASMEPKDIMISYSHQDKDKMRLLKDALEAEGITVWVDEVGLQAGVEFLNKIGQAIVDAKLFLSLLSCKSVSSKYCRDELALAYVSSKPIFPCTIESRDKVTKGMDFGMKLQLAPLKWFNFTNDKPFDSVSKELANEVKDKLQELSSSSRKQQKNDEGKSKRPTFKRLRSKLNVHHRQLSVEGKHKDFWQKFYPDVDFVPWTTFVEDLKTEYDAEIENWYKEGDLDWLIQVLHREMDEDEDEVIQKEHYEEFCTVSGERQEFWQRVQEQALESYTMREVFSMNSSVRIDAIQNLAKFNSSSVIESLLDLCVDVDENVRAVAAISLARTGVRDDEHIMNTIMRLLKDKDRLVRESGCLALGHMKAKKAIPKLVHLWRNDAISNVREAAAIALEQIGGEEAQKAMHITKVLSEEIKALSNKH